Proteins found in one Quercus robur chromosome 2, dhQueRobu3.1, whole genome shotgun sequence genomic segment:
- the LOC126712488 gene encoding mechanosensitive ion channel protein 6-like translates to MARSQREDEVAIKLDDINGSPCSSNFQGRSESLRRRNKEFWDQENHLGYLNSGRAEVVKCSSNASFRIRSWKSVMSMTKSRLIDPPEEPCQSSVNSGRIPEEVQDYEEDDDIDDIPEEYKRMKFSKLTMLQSVSLVLIIVALACSLWFPVIKRCILWELPLWKWEIMVLALICGRLASGWVIRVVVFLIERNFLLRKRVLYFVYGLKKSVQNCLWLGLALLVWHSIFHDRFKKETESKILPYVNRIFVCFLVGTLIWLMNTLLAKVLASTFHVNTFFERIQQALFKQYVIKLLSSSPLFKRHDTEEEVLAELQELEKAGVTSPSELGTTLPPRSRKVIGIGRERKIPMIGKNSRFSRTMYKREDEEISVDHLHKLNQKNVSAWNMKRMVNIVQHGDLSTLDEQLLNSKIQDEALLQIRSERQAKEAANRIFQNVAKPESEFIYLEDVMRFMSEEEALKTMHLFGVAAENKGISKSFHMDWMVKAFRERRALGLSLTDTKTAVDKLHNFLNIIVAIIILIIWLIILKVPIARFLVLLSSQLVLVVFMFGNTCRTVFEAIIFLFVIHPFDVGDRCEVDGVMMVVDEMNILTTVFLRCDNQKIIYPNSILATKPIGNYQRSPDMGDAIDFCINISTPMEKITSMKLRITGYIEGMNEHWQPGPMVIMRDVIDMNKLMMSVWLAHRLNYQDIGERFLRREALLEEMIKIFRELDIEYGLLPVNVNVQNLPPPVSNRLPSTWKTYAS, encoded by the exons ATGGCTCGAAGCCAAAGAGAAGATGAAGTAGCAATCAAGCTTGATGATATTAACGGAAGTCCATGCAGCAGCAACTTTCAGGGAAGAAGTGAGTCTCTACGACGAAGAAATAAAGAGTTTTGGGACCAAGAAAACCACTTAGGGTACTTGAATTCAGGTAGAGCAGAGGTTGTAAAGTGCAGTTCAAATGCTTCATTTAGGATACGTTCATGGAAGTCAGTGATGAGCATGACCAAGTCTAGGCTGATAGACCCGCCAGAGGAACCATGTCAAAGTTCAGTAAACTCTGGAAGAATCCCTGAGGAAGTTCAAGATTatgaggaagatgatgatattgaTGACATCCCGGAAGAATATAAGAGAATGAAATTCAGCAAACTGACAATGCTTCAATCTGTGAGTcttgttttgattattgtagCCTTAGCTTGTAGCCTTTGGTTCCCAGTTATAAAAAGGTGCATATTGTGGGAGCTTCCATTATGGAAGTGGGAAATAATGGTTTTAGCATTAATCTGTGGACGTTTAGCGTCGGGTTGGGTTATTCGAGTGGTTGTGTTCCTTATAGAACGCAATTTTCTTTTGCGAAAACGGgtattgtattttgtttatGGGCTGAAGAAATCCGTTCAGAATTGCCTCTGGTTGGGTTTGGCTTTGCTGGTGTGGCATAGTATTTTCCATGACAGGTTTAAAAAGGAGACAGAGAGCAAGATTTTGCCTTACGTAAATaggatttttgtttgttttcttgtggGTACCCTAATATGGCTCATGAATACTCTACTTGCTAAGGTCTTGGCTTCAACCTTCCATGTAAACACATTCTTTGAACGAATCCAGCAGGCTTTGTTTAAACAGTATGTCATCAAATTGCTCTCTAGTTCGCCATTGTTTAAAAGGCATGATACAGAAGAGGAAGTTCTGGCTGAGCTTCAGGAGCTTGAGAAAGCTGGGGTTACTTCGCCTAGTGAGCTTGGAACAACTCTGCCTCCTAGGAGTAGGAAGGTGATAGGAATTGGTAGAGAACGAAAAATTCCAATGATTGGGAAGAATTCTAGATTTTCGAGGACAATGTATAAAAGGGAAGATGAGGAGATCTCTGTTGATCACCTGCATAAGCTGAATCAGAAGAATGTATCAGCTTGGAATATGAAGAGGATGGTTAATATTGTCCAGCATGGGGATTTATCCACTCTGGACGAGCAGTTACTGAATTCAAAAATCCAGGATGAAGCTTTGTTGCAGATCAGAAGTGAGCGCCAGGCAAAAGAGGCAGCCAACAGGATATTTCAGAACGTGGCAAAGCCAGAGTCGGA ATTCATTTACCTCGAGGATGTGATGCGCTTTATGAGTGAAGAAGAAGCTTTGAAGACGATGCATCTGTTTGGAGTAGCAGCTGAGAATAAGGGAATCAGCAAGTCCTTCCATATGGACTGGATG GTTAAAGCCtttagagagagaagggcaCTTGGATTGTCTCTCACTGATACAAAAACAGCTGTGGACAAACTCCATAATTTTTTGAACATTATTGTAGCTATCATCATATTGATAATATGGCTTATTATACTCAAAGTTCCAATTGCCCGCTTCCTTGTCCTTTTAAGTTCACAACTAGTTTTGGTGGTGTTTATGTTTGGGAATACCTGCAGAACAGTATTTGAAGCAATCATCTTCTTATTTGTAATTCACCCATTTGATGTTGGTGATCGTTGTGAAGTCGACGGAGTCATG ATGGTAGTTGACGAGATGAACATACTAACTACAGTTTTTCTGAGATGTGATAACCAAAAGATCATATACCCTAACAGTATTCTAGCTACAAAGCCCATTGGTAACTATCAACGTAGTCCAGACATGGGAGATGCAATTGATTTCTGTATTAACATCTCCACTCCAATGGAAAAGATCACCAGCATGAAATTAAGAATAACAGG TTATATTGAAGGCATGAATGAGCACTGGCAGCCGGGTCCAATGGTGATAATGAGGGACGTGATAGACATGAACAAGCTGATGATGTCAGTGTGGCTTGCACACAGATTGAACTATCAGGACATAGGGGAGAGATTTCTTAGGAGAGAGGCATTGCTTGAAGAGATGATCAAAATTTTCAGGGAGCTCGATATTGAATACGGCCTGCTGCCTGTTAACGTGAATGTCCAAAACTTGCCACCTCCAGTATCAAACAGGCTTCCTTCAACTTGGAAAACCTATGCTAGCTGA